GCGTGTTATTCCTCATGGCTCCTCTCGCACGGTCAATGCGTGCTCGTGTAGGACGGGATTACACGTTGTTCTTGGTCGTCGTCGGGTCTGGGGCGGCGACTGCTCACGTGTTCGTTCCGCCGACACCCGGACCGCTCGCAGTCGCATCAGAAGTCGGTAGCGATCTCGGTGTGACAATTCTCATCGGTATCATAACAGCCATTCCAGCAGCGATTCTTGCTGGACTCGTCTATGGTCGGTGGATCAATGCCCATCTCGATATTCCGCTCCGAGACACAATGGCGACGACAACCGAAGAACTTCAAGAAATCGCCGACCGGCCGACTAGCACGCTCCCTGGGATGGTGGAATCGCTCGCTCCGATCATAGTTGCCGTCGGTCTCATTGGTTCGTACACCTTCGTAGATGCGTTTCAAGAGGTGTATCCTTCACTTGAACTGATCGAGCCAGTCGTCGTCTTTCTCGGCGAGCAAAACGTCGCGTTGATGCTTGCCGCTGTTGTCGCTGCATACACCTTGTATAGACATAATGATATGACAAAAAGCGAATGGAGTGAAGAATTGACAGAAGCATTGAAAAGCGGTGGTAATATCGCTGCGATTACGGCTGCCGGCGGAGCGTTCGGTGCGATGCTTGCAGCATCTGGAGTCGGCGACTACCTCGCAAATGCTCTCCAAGAGGTTGGAGTTGGACTACTAGTTACAGCCTGGCTGATTGCTGCAATCGTCCGGATCGCACAGGGATCAGCGACTGCCGCAATGCTAACTGCGGCTGGAATTATGGCTCCCCTCGTCGGTCAGCTTTCGGTTAATCCAGCATATCTCGTCATGGTCATCGGAGCCGGTGGCAACATCTTCTCCTGGTATAACGACTCTGGATTTTGGCTCGTGAAGGAAATTGGCGGACTTACGCAGGAAGAGACGTTGCAGACTTGGACAGTACTGACAACGGTTATCTCCGTTTCAGGATTGATCACGACGCTACTCGTCTCGTCACTGTTCCCGCTCACCTAGTTCATCTCCCGTACAGCTCGGAAAGTTCCAAGCTGGGGGAACGTGGGATTCTCTGCAAGACATATAGTGAGCTTATTGAGGGCATGACATCGTCGAACACTTTGCAACCGTAGTTTTATACTGGTGTCCCTTTCGGTGCGGTGATCGATTGTCGGCAGATTGGTGGTCTTACAACGATCAACGTCTTACAATCCGGTCGTTCGGCGCCGATCAGCTGTGCGGCCAGTCTGGCCCAGGGATCGACATCGGTATGGTCCGTCAGTGACCACGGATCGGGCGACCAGAAGAGGATCCCGCCGACCGGATCATCGGGATCACCGTACCGTTCCGGTGGAGTCTCCTCTTGGGGAGTCTCTTGACGCTGCGTCCGAATAGATCATCAAGCAGGACGAAACCTACACGCATGAACGGCACGGCTCCGTCAAAGTCACCGGGATCGGGCAAGACGTCCACAGCGTCGATCAGGCACGGAACACGACGGAGGAGAGCACGATCGTCATCCGGTACGCCATCCTCGAATCGTCAAACCACCGACCGACTCCCGATCTCGCCGATACACTCGTCGAGTTTCTCGACGCAATCGACACGCAGAGCTACTGAACGGCTGGTTCATTGGAACCATCGTGCTGTACTTCTCCTCTGAGTCAATCGGGAGTGCCGTAGGTCCGGAGTTCGAGCCATAGCTTCCATTGTTTCTTGTTCATCCGTAGATCGGCCTTAGACGCTTCAATCGGACTCTCGGTCAGCTCGTCGACGTACTCTTTCCGGTCCCCCTCGAGTCGCTGGTAGAACTTATCCGAGTCATTCTCCTCGATCGTTCGTTGCCCCGCGAATCTCGGAGTATCGTCTTTTCGTGTTCTGTGTACTCATATTCTCAATTATTAGACGCGTTCCTAACGGGAGGTGAATAACTGTTGCTATTATACGCCGAATAAGGAAATCAGGGAGACGTATCGTCAATTTAGCGGTCACAATGAGCATCAGCCATCTCGGCGGCACGCACTTGGGATAGCTAGTGATGCAATTGTAACTGGACTTGCCGGTCGTCTGACCGGAGACGACCGATCGGAGAACGATACCAACCCGGATGAGGGGGCTGCTAACTCGAGCAACGAGCCCGACAATCAGAGCAATGAAACGGATTCAAACTCTGGAAACGAGAGCAGCCCTGATGAACCGAACAGTACGTCTGAGAGTGCAGCCGAAGTGACAATGCTGACGAATGATTCTGGAACTCACTTCGAACCCCATGTCGTCCAAATCGAACCCGGAGAGACTGTCACGTGGACGCTCGAGAGTGGTTCTCATACGGCGACCGTTTATGCATCGGCGAACGACAAGCCCCAGCGGATTCCTGATGACGCTGAGGCATGGGATAGTGGGACGGTTGATAAACAAGGAGCAACCTTTGAACACACGTTCGAAACCAAAGGTATCTATGATTACTACTGTCGTCCACACGAAAACACGGGAATGATCGGGTGCGTTGTCGTCGGTGATCCCACCCTTGATACTCAGCCAGAATGGCTGAGCCATAGTCTGAACTGCCCGACGAAACTCACGAGAAGATCCGCGAACTGAACGAGATGGTCCGGAATGGTGGCAAAAGTGAGCATGGTGGACACGAAAGTGGCGAAGATGGCCACGGTGGTCACGAAGATGCCCACTAACGATAACTGATTGAGAGAGGTACCGCTCTTTCTTTATCAACGATTTCTACAAGTTCGAGGATGTGCTACTATTTCAAGCTAATAACGTTGTCACGAAGGATTAGGGCGGCTCTGTCTACTTCTGCACCTCTTCGACTGGTGTGTTTCCGTCGAGAGCTTGATTTGGCATCAATCGTCGCCCCCGGTGGCGCGAAGACTTCGAACGTGTTCGCTCTCCCCGCGACTGGCGGCTCTCCCGACAGGACATCTTCGTTCTGTTGATCGGGGTTGGAGTGCTTGCAGCGGCTAATTACCGGGAAGCTTCCCAGATCGTCGAACTCGCTGGCTAGTTGAGGTCGCGCCGATTTTCCGAGCTGAGGGTCAGCCGAGTGTAAACGGCGAATACGACGCTACGTGCATCTCACTCCGGGAGTGCTACGGGTTCGAAGTGACGAAGTCCGAAGTACGTCAGTACGACCGCGCCGAACCCGGTCAGAAGGAGACCGATCGCAAGGAGGTCCCCCACGAACGGAATTACGCTCGACACCTCCAAGACGATCATGACAACGACGACTCCAGCGCCCGTCGCCAGCCCAGTCCGCAGCGATTCCATCTGTTGTCCAAGGAGGTACCCCAGTGAAATGACCCCGTAAGCGATCATCACGAGTCCAATCAAGAGCCCGAGGATGGCCACCGGAATGAGGATCAGCGTGAAGGCCATGAAGACGAACAGCGCCAGGAACGTCACGAAGACGAGGCCGCCGATCGTGAGACTGCCCAGCGTGTGTTCGCGGACCGTCGTTCCAACGTTCTCCAGCAGTGTCGGTCTCTGCCGAGAGAGCCAGGCGCCTCGAGTGACGGGTACTCGAGGGACTGGTCCTCTCCGTTCGCGGTAATTTCAATAAATATACCAATTCGCCAGAAGACGATTCCTTGACGACCTCCCTGAGAACCGCGCTGCTGCCGGCGGTCCTCGTCGGGGTTTCTTGCTTGTCATCACACACGCTCCGATTCATCAGTCACGTGGGACGTTCCGCCTCCGAACGGAGGATGATCCGAAAACGGTCGCCGATACGTTCACCGGTCCGACACTACCGGTACTCGCATTTCAGAGGGGGTCGCGAGTCGTCGAACACCTTCTGGTGAGCTAACAGACAATCTGGGGAGCTCACACAGCAAAGCAAATCAATTGCTGTCCATTACCGCGACTACCGGTCGGTCCGCGTCCAGAAGGATCGATTGGGTGACGCTTCCGAATAGCGCCTTGCCGACTGGCGATCGCTTCCGTCCTCCCAGCACGAGATATCGGGAGTCTACTTCGGTAGCATAGTTCAGGATTTCTTCGGCGGGGTTTCCCGTTCGTCCGATCACTTCGTGCTCCCGCGAAATCCCCTCGGAAGCCCGTTCGGCGACCGTTCGAGCGATTTCTTTTCTGTCCTCATCCGTCGCCTTTTCATCGATGTTAATTTTCTCGTTGAGGAGATGATCGTGCTCCGACTCTTCATACACGGACACGATGTGAAGCGGTTCGTCAAAGCGATCGGCTAACGTTGCCGCTTCCTTCACTACTGCTTTCGATCTCTCTTCGTCATCGACTGAAGCAACAATCGTCATATCATACTACTAGCTTTTGGAAGGCAAATAAATTCGGATTTGGTTGTAAATGATTGACAGAAAGTAGCGCGTAGTGTTTTACGGACGGTCAAGACGGATGACCATCGAAGTCGGAGAGGGAGCTATCGCCTGACAACTGCTTTTTTCTCACCCCATTAGGATGTAAAAGCTCCAATGGTTGTCATTACTTGGAGCATCAAGATGGGTAGCGTAATACTGTTGTCGGCACTGGAGTGTTCCCCGCCTAATTCAGCGAGAGAATTCCGTCCGAAAGCCGAGCGGAGCGAGGTATCGGCAGATAACTGGCCGCAACGAGTGTCGAATAGAGCCCTGTACGAGACGCGCTCGTGATCGAGCGTCGTTCGCCGAACGGTTCCGTTCGGAGAACTTGCTCGCTAACGGTTCCAACAGATCGGTAGCCGTGTCGAGGCCGCAAGTGACAGGGCGTGAAGAGTCGATTCCGAGTCTGTTAGAATCGTGACTGGGTTGATAACCCTTGCGCCGAACATATCCACTGTCGCGTACCTTTCCCACGCGACAGAGCGATCCCATCTCCCCACCCGACCTTATCGTCATCCACCGTGGACCCGCCCCGGCCCGCTGGGACTTTTCACTTCGCGCATTCGGTACAGTCGCCCGCCCCCGAGCGGGTCGTCGTCGCCTCACGAACCGACTGTCACAGATCGCTCGAGGACATCGTGAACGCTCTCAGGGAACGTGCGGTTTCATAGTCTCGTGACTTCCCGTAGACCTCGATCGACCGCTCTTCGAAGTCGACGTCAGACCAGTGGAGGCCATCACGTTTCTCGTCCCTTGGATCCGAGAACAGTTCCGCTCCACGCGCGCCCATGTCGAGCATAACTACGATCGCTCTATCGCGGAACACAGTCTCTCGATCGATCCGGATCGTTCCCTCGAGCGCCATATCGACGCGCTTCGTGACGTAATTGATGAGTTGCTCGCGATTGTCTTCTGACCGGTACTGCGTTTTCCACTTCCCATCGTCTTCGGGGAGTGGATCCATCGCCTCGGTCGTGTCCGCTGGGTTCGTCTCGAGGAGTTGGTCTCGAACACACCAGGACAGGAAAGCACGAACGTACGCGAAGTATGTCTGTGCCGTCGACGCCGAGATCTCCTCGTTAATCTTAGTTCGGTCATATAGGTCCTCGCTGTATCACCGGATGTACGCTGGCTCGAGATCTCCAATGTCCTCGAGGCCGAGGCCACGTTGGCAGAACTCGGCGAACCCCATCAGCGGCGAGCGCATCGTCATTCGGGACCCTTCCGCTTGGATCTTGTAGGTGAGGTAGCGTTCGATTGCGTCTTGGACGGTCTTCCCGTGGGAGTGAGCCCGTCTCTCAAAGCCCTCGGCCGCTCGACGTCCCGCGACCCACGCTGCGCTCCTCGTCCCTGGGTGCTTGCGGGGTCGGGGGATGGCCGAGACGGCCTCACCCCCTCTGAGTCCACCAGGACGGTGGCTGTTTCGCCGAGCGCTGTAGCCGGATAACCAGTAGTACGTAACGGCCCGCCCCGCTCGCCGCTGCCGCCCTCCGTGTCGCTCGTAACCGACCCTTCCCGGCTGTCGCGGTCTCGTTCCTTCGTCACTCGACCGCGTTCCGGGCTAAAGTGAATCTGGTCTCGGCGCCAGCGGGTATCCCGTCGGTTGTGCCCCTCGCCGGCTTTCGCGTTCCAGCGCTTGGTGCCGCCTGCGCTGGCGTGCGCCACATTGCGGCGCGCGTTCTCGGCGACAGTCGCGCTGGACACGGACCTGCTGTCCAGTCCAGACACGAAATTAAGATGTTATGTCATGATTTAAGTCGTCTGGCACCTGTGCCGCCTGTTATCTCGCATACGGAGGAGTTTCTCCGGCGTGTGTCATCTGTTTGGTCGGGACGTGTGGCGTCACTGGATACGACTGCACAACGTGTGTTGAATTTAACACATAGATGGATTCTAACTGCAATCAAATCCCAAAAAATTTGAAGATAGGGATAGAAATAAGGATTGACGGTTTACCTATACCGCCTGTGAACTCATAAGCAGGTGTTCCCCGTATGTATCAGGTTTCGACACGCGCTGCTACTGAATACCCTGCTCAGACCGTATAGAATGTAAAGCGTAGCTAACCACCCTACTAATCAAAAACAGAAACAACATACAACAATGAATAAAAAAGATATAGGACTGATTTGTATCGCGCTCTTCACAGCATTAGGTGCTATAGAGTCCCTTCTTCTCAATCAAAGTCCCGTTCACCCCCTTCTCCTGCTCATCGGAGCAGGTGCCATCATCGTTATGGTGTTTCGGGACGAAGATTCACACAGGAATGAATCTCTCACCACGGACTCTATCGCCGTTCTTTCAGTTTTGACGGGAGGTCTTGTAGCAATCATTCTGTGACCTCTTTCTGGGAAGAAGGACTCGTGTTGGATTCTTTTACTGAGGATTCTGACAGCGATCTGATCGCTGACTCGATCATTTTTCGACCCGACGGCACGAGGAGCGTCATCAGCCGCTCGAATCGATTCCGTCGCTCGCAGGCGTTCGGAATCGGCAACTCGAGCGCGCTCGAGACGATTCCTCGTCGTGGATGGCTCCGTAACCGATCATTGCCGCTCTTGCAGTGTGGCTAGGTGCTGCATTCTCTTTGCAGTCAGCCCTCCGCACTTTGAGTGAGGACTCACGATGACACGACTCACTCGCAGGCGGTTGATCGCACTGAGCGGGACGGTCGCCCTCGCGACGTTGGCAGGGTGTGGCGACGACAGCGTCGACGAGGGACCGGGGCCGCAGGCGCCGGAAAACGAGGAGTCGGAGACGCCGGAGGACGAGGCCAACGATACCGAAGGCGCCTTCCAGGACGGCGAGAACGAGACCGACGGTGGGAACGAGACTGATGGAAACGAAACCGACGGAAACGAGACTGACGTCGAGAATGAGACAAATGACGGGAATGACACCGAGGGCGGGAACGATACCGACGGATAGCGCCTTGCCGTAGCGTCTCGTTCCGTCTCGGAGAGTCGCAGAAACGGCGCTTCGCCGCTCTCGACAGCGGACGTGGCGACCGCAGCGGGAGCGGCCGGTCTCGAGTCGGACGCGCGACTCCGTAGCGAACGCAGGGCGTGGACTTTTCGCCGCGAGGGCGTCAACTGGTATACAGATCACCGTCTCCGTGTGGCCCATCGCCGTCCCCGCCTGACGGTCGGCCGCCGAGCGGACGCCGAGGACGTCGGTGATCGCACGGATCCGACCACCCCACGCCGTATTACCGACCGAACATGACACGAACCCCGACGCGACGACAGTATCTAACCGCGAGCGCCGTGACCGGCATCGCCGCCTTCGCCGGCTGTATCAATAACTCCGACGGGGCCGACGAGCCCGACGAGAACGAAACCGACGACGAACGGGTCGAAAACATCGATTACACGAACCCGAACGGTGAACTCGCGTTCGTCAGACCGGAAGACGGGGCCGAGGTATCGAACCCCGTCGTGGTCGAAATGGAGGTCGAGAACTTCGAACTGCGTCCGCCGGGCGAGGACACGGTCCCCGAGAGCGGAACTGGACACCTCCACGTGCTCGTCGACGAGGGCTGCGTCGAGCCGGGATACGTGATCCCTCAGGAGGACGGCTATTATCACCTCTCAGACGGCGGACGCGAGATCGAAATCGAACTCGAGCCGGGGGAGCACGACCTCTGTGCGCAGGCGGGCGACGACATACACAACGCCTACGACATGACCGACGAGATCTCGATCACGGTCACCGAGGGCGACGGTGGAGGGAACGCGACCGAGAGCGGGAACGAAAGCGGAGACGGAAACGAAACGGACTCCGAGAGCGGAGCCGGAAACGAATCCGACGGCAACTCGAGCGACGACTAATCGCGTTTTTTAGCCCCGTTCTTCTGGCCGCGGTACAGCCGTTGACAGCTGCTAGCGCGGGTAAAAAGACAGACCAGAATGAACGAGTTAGCCGTGGATTCCCATCGCTTCGATCTGTTCATAGTATCGATTTCGGATAGTCAATTACGTGACCTGTACGACATCGTACAACTCAGGTCCGTGAATGGTAGGGCCGATCTTCCGCATTCGCTGCTCCATCACATTGAGGTGCGGTCAAAACTCTCCGTCTCAGTTCGAGAAAGAAGGCTGCAGTACCGCCTGCACGTACTCGTCGGCAGTTCGTCGCGCCGTCGTGAGTGACTGCTCCGCGTCGAGTACGACCGCTCGAGTCCGGGCACCGTCGACGATCGTCATGAGTGCCCGCGAGACGTGATCGGAGTCGACATCGGCGAATACGCCCTCCTCAATTCCCTGATCGATCACCGTGCGAAGCAGGTACCGAACGTACTCGTCGTTTTGTCGGAACCGGTCGCTGAATCGCTCTTTGTACGGTGCCTGGCTCCGCATCTCCAGGATCGCAACGAGCAGGTCCTGATGATCCTGGGGATCGACGAGCAGCTTGTCGAGCAGCAACTCGAGGCGCTGTTCGGGAGCCGTCGTTTCGACCTCGTGGACTGTGTCCTTGAATCGATCGAGGATGTAGTCGAGAAACGCCGCGAGCAGGTCCTCCTTGGTGTCGTAGTGGTAGTGGATCGCAGCGGTCGACTTCCCGTACTCGTCGGCGATCCGTTGTATCGTGAGATCGGCGTACCCGTGCTCGCGAAGCGCGCGGTAGGTCGCCCGCATGATCTCCGCGTTCGGGCCGGAGACCGTTTCGGTCGGCGAATCAGCCATTACCCGATACTCGAGTGGCCCGTAGATAACGGTTTTGACCTACTCGTTAGTCAGTAGTCGATCGAGGAGAAACCAACAAGCGCCCTCTGCTATGAATTCTGAGGTTTGAGTGTCGATTCCAAATCGATCCCGTTCCCGAACGTTTTTGACTGACCAGTCAGTAACCTCTGTACTGAACGATATGAACGCTACTGCAATAATCGGATTGGTTCCGGTGAGACGTCGCCCACCCCGCAGACGTGGCACCGCCGATTTCCGCTGCCAAGAGAGCGCTGTCGAGACCGCTGTGGTGACCAACTGATGGGAGTGCGTCGGATCGTCGACTCGCTGTTCAAGGACTCCGACGAGTTCGACCTCACGTCGGGCGGGATCGGCAAGCCGCTGTTCTACCTCTCCCTGCCGATCATCGTCCAGAACCTGTTTCAGGTCACGTACAACCTCGCGGACACCTTCTGGCTCGGCCGCCACAGCACGGCGTCGCTGTCGGCGATCAGCTTCGCGTTCCCGATGGTCTTCCTGATGATTTCGCTGGCCCTCGGTCTCTCCGTCGCCGGCAGCGTACTGGTCGCTCAACACGTCGGCGCCGGCAACGAACGCCAGGCCGAGTACGCCGCCTCGCAGACGATGGCCTACGCCGTCGTCGCCTCGATCGTCCTCGGCGTCGTCGGCTACGCCTTCGTCGACGAGTTCCTCGTGATCCTCGGGACCGGCCCCGAAATC
This genomic interval from Haloterrigena sp. KLK7 contains the following:
- a CDS encoding plastocyanin/azurin family copper-binding protein — translated: MLTNDSGTHFEPHVVQIEPGETVTWTLESGSHTATVYASANDKPQRIPDDAEAWDSGTVDKQGATFEHTFETKGIYDYYCRPHENTGMIGCVVVGDPTLDTQPEWLSHSLNCPTKLTRRSAN
- a CDS encoding TetR/AcrR family transcriptional regulator is translated as MADSPTETVSGPNAEIMRATYRALREHGYADLTIQRIADEYGKSTAAIHYHYDTKEDLLAAFLDYILDRFKDTVHEVETTAPEQRLELLLDKLLVDPQDHQDLLVAILEMRSQAPYKERFSDRFRQNDEYVRYLLRTVIDQGIEEGVFADVDSDHVSRALMTIVDGARTRAVVLDAEQSLTTARRTADEYVQAVLQPSFSN
- a CDS encoding DUF4399 domain-containing protein; the protein is MTRTPTRRQYLTASAVTGIAAFAGCINNSDGADEPDENETDDERVENIDYTNPNGELAFVRPEDGAEVSNPVVVEMEVENFELRPPGEDTVPESGTGHLHVLVDEGCVEPGYVIPQEDGYYHLSDGGREIEIELEPGEHDLCAQAGDDIHNAYDMTDEISITVTEGDGGGNATESGNESGDGNETDSESGAGNESDGNSSDD
- a CDS encoding universal stress protein is translated as MTIVASVDDEERSKAVVKEAATLADRFDEPLHIVSVYEESEHDHLLNEKINIDEKATDEDRKEIARTVAERASEGISREHEVIGRTGNPAEEILNYATEVDSRYLVLGGRKRSPVGKALFGSVTQSILLDADRPVVAVMDSN
- a CDS encoding gluconate:H+ symporter — protein: MGPFPFQVVDFAHSPLVTFLLGLFIVIVLLVWIDFPAFIGLILAAFSVGVINAIFVADFTPAEAATAVAEAFGSNMTGIGIPILAAAVIGKSMLESGAAQRVVRGFQNVLGEENSDISLLGSSSVLAIPVFFDSVLFLMAPLARSMRARVGRDYTLFLVVVGSGAATAHVFVPPTPGPLAVASEVGSDLGVTILIGIITAIPAAILAGLVYGRWINAHLDIPLRDTMATTTEELQEIADRPTSTLPGMVESLAPIIVAVGLIGSYTFVDAFQEVYPSLELIEPVVVFLGEQNVALMLAAVVAAYTLYRHNDMTKSEWSEELTEALKSGGNIAAITAAGGAFGAMLAASGVGDYLANALQEVGVGLLVTAWLIAAIVRIAQGSATAAMLTAAGIMAPLVGQLSVNPAYLVMVIGAGGNIFSWYNDSGFWLVKEIGGLTQEETLQTWTVLTTVISVSGLITTLLVSSLFPLT